The Gillisia sp. Hel_I_86 genome has a segment encoding these proteins:
- a CDS encoding dihydrofolate reductase — protein sequence MLTIIAAAGENNELGKDRGLVWHLPDDFKRFKKLTTGHHIIMGRKTFDTFPQPLPDRTHVVITRKDNLKKEGIVTVHSLERAIDFSKGDPQPFIIGGGEIYKMAMDVVDKIELTRVHGTFKADTFFPEIDEKIWVLEKEEFHKKDEKHKYAFTYLTYVRR from the coding sequence ATGCTAACAATTATTGCAGCTGCAGGAGAAAATAATGAATTAGGAAAGGATCGTGGCTTGGTGTGGCATTTGCCAGATGACTTTAAGCGATTTAAAAAACTCACAACAGGGCATCATATAATAATGGGTCGAAAAACTTTCGATACGTTTCCACAACCATTGCCAGATAGAACCCATGTGGTAATTACCAGAAAGGATAACTTAAAAAAAGAGGGAATTGTAACCGTGCATTCTTTGGAGCGTGCCATAGATTTTAGCAAGGGAGATCCCCAGCCCTTTATTATTGGAGGAGGTGAAATATATAAAATGGCGATGGATGTGGTAGATAAAATTGAACTTACCAGAGTGCACGGCACTTTTAAGGCAGATACTTTTTTCCCGGAGATCGATGAAAAGATATGGGTTTTGGAAAAGGAAGAATTTCACAAAAAAGACGAAAAACATAAATATGCGTTTACTTACTTGACATATGTTCGTCGCTAG
- a CDS encoding YhjD/YihY/BrkB family envelope integrity protein → MLKCGSQEEIGWGLAISVLVSIWSANKGTSTLFEGVNIAYDEIDTRGIIKKNLLTLLFTLGGVVIGLISLLIVILFPLLIKNIGLAPQIEHVLTWFRWVLLR, encoded by the coding sequence GTGTTAAAATGCGGAAGTCAGGAAGAAATCGGTTGGGGACTGGCGATAAGTGTGCTGGTGAGTATTTGGAGTGCCAATAAAGGTACAAGTACTCTTTTTGAGGGCGTAAATATCGCGTATGATGAAATCGATACTCGAGGTATTATCAAAAAGAATTTATTAACCCTTCTCTTTACTTTGGGTGGAGTTGTAATTGGACTTATCAGTTTATTGATCGTGATACTTTTTCCTTTACTTATTAAAAACATTGGCCTTGCACCGCAAATAGAACATGTTTTAACTTGGTTTCGTTGGGTTTTGCTGCGGTAG
- the fabD gene encoding ACP S-malonyltransferase, with the protein MKAYIFPGQGAQFSGMGLDLYEKYPEAQALFERANKILDFSITDVMFQGSAEDLKQTKVTQPAIFLHSVIMSKIMGEAFKPDMVAGHSLGEISALVANNTLEFEDALKLVYKRALAMQEACELEPSTMAAVLGMDDELVEAICAEIEGTVVAANYNCPGQLVISGDLAAVEKACEVLKERGAKRALMLPVGGAFHSPLMEPARKQLAEAIEATTFSTPICPIYQNVSTFAVTDPEEIKKNLVFQLTAPVKWTHSVKNMIADGATEFIEVGPGKVLQGLVKKIDRSVNTSSAEV; encoded by the coding sequence ATGAAAGCATATATATTTCCCGGTCAGGGAGCACAGTTTTCCGGAATGGGTCTGGATCTTTATGAGAAATATCCAGAAGCTCAAGCACTCTTTGAAAGAGCCAACAAAATATTGGATTTTTCGATTACAGATGTAATGTTTCAAGGATCTGCCGAAGATCTTAAGCAAACCAAAGTGACACAACCCGCCATATTTTTACATTCGGTGATTATGAGCAAGATAATGGGAGAGGCGTTTAAGCCAGATATGGTGGCAGGACATTCCCTTGGTGAAATATCTGCTTTAGTGGCAAATAACACATTGGAATTTGAAGATGCATTAAAATTAGTGTACAAACGTGCCTTAGCTATGCAAGAAGCTTGTGAATTGGAGCCTTCTACTATGGCAGCCGTATTGGGAATGGATGATGAGTTGGTAGAAGCAATATGTGCAGAGATTGAAGGAACAGTAGTCGCCGCAAATTACAATTGTCCAGGACAATTGGTGATTTCTGGCGATCTGGCAGCTGTAGAAAAAGCATGTGAAGTTTTAAAAGAAAGAGGGGCAAAGCGCGCACTAATGCTTCCTGTAGGCGGAGCTTTTCACTCTCCATTGATGGAGCCTGCTAGAAAACAATTGGCAGAGGCGATTGAGGCAACCACTTTTAGTACTCCAATCTGTCCAATTTATCAGAACGTAAGTACGTTTGCGGTAACAGATCCAGAGGAGATCAAAAAGAATTTGGTATTTCAATTAACAGCACCAGTAAAATGGACGCATTCGGTTAAAAATATGATTGCCGATGGCGCAACAGAATTTATTGAAGTTGGTCCCGGTAAAGTCTTACAAGGATTGGTGAAGAAAATAGATAGAAGTGTCAACACGAGTTCTGCGGAAGTATAA
- the egtB gene encoding ergothioneine biosynthesis protein EgtB — MISKENLFQLFIETRAQTEIICAPLEIEDYVVQPIVDVSPPKWHLGHTTWFFEEFVLKKYQKDYKLFDENSAFVFNSYYESVGEKVVRTDRGNLSRPTVAWIYEYRAYVTKAISEFFNNTDRFSEEISNVLEIGCHHEKQHQELLLTDIKYILGNNPLLPIYQSNFNENPVQSFPQEWLTVPEGIYEIGHKGGSFFYDNEIGRHKVYLNQYQTSNRLVTNGQYLEFIKAGGYKDVLLWHAEAWDWINTENITAPSYWHNIDNKWKQYTLSGLQDLDLEAPLTHVSYYEAFAFAQWKQMRLPTEFEWEVAQEKFKWGSRWEWTESSYNPYPNYKKANGALGEYNGKFMVNQKVLRGGSVATAANHTRATYRNFFHPHLRWQFTGVRLAK, encoded by the coding sequence ATGATCTCAAAGGAAAATTTATTTCAACTTTTTATTGAAACCAGAGCACAAACCGAAATTATTTGTGCGCCCTTGGAAATCGAAGATTATGTAGTGCAACCTATTGTAGATGTTTCTCCTCCAAAATGGCATTTAGGACATACCACCTGGTTTTTTGAAGAATTTGTTCTGAAGAAATATCAGAAGGACTACAAGTTGTTTGATGAAAACTCGGCGTTTGTTTTCAATAGTTATTACGAAAGTGTAGGGGAGAAGGTGGTAAGAACCGATAGGGGGAATTTATCCCGACCAACAGTAGCTTGGATCTACGAGTATAGAGCGTATGTAACCAAAGCAATTTCAGAATTTTTCAATAATACCGATAGGTTTTCAGAGGAAATATCGAATGTTTTGGAAATAGGTTGCCATCACGAAAAGCAGCATCAGGAATTGTTGCTTACAGATATTAAATACATTCTTGGGAACAATCCGCTTCTCCCAATATATCAAAGTAATTTCAATGAAAACCCAGTGCAAAGCTTTCCGCAGGAATGGTTAACTGTTCCAGAAGGAATTTATGAAATAGGGCATAAAGGAGGTTCCTTCTTTTATGATAATGAGATAGGGAGGCATAAGGTATATTTAAATCAATATCAGACCTCCAATAGGTTGGTTACGAATGGGCAATATTTGGAATTCATCAAGGCCGGCGGCTATAAAGATGTGCTCTTATGGCACGCAGAAGCTTGGGATTGGATAAATACAGAAAATATTACAGCTCCTTCTTATTGGCATAATATCGATAATAAATGGAAGCAGTACACCTTAAGTGGACTACAAGATTTAGATCTTGAAGCTCCGCTCACCCATGTTTCCTATTATGAAGCTTTCGCTTTTGCCCAATGGAAACAAATGCGGTTGCCCACAGAATTTGAATGGGAAGTTGCACAAGAAAAGTTTAAATGGGGAAGCCGCTGGGAATGGACAGAAAGTTCTTATAACCCATACCCCAATTATAAAAAAGCCAATGGGGCTTTAGGGGAATACAACGGGAAATTTATGGTGAATCAAAAAGTGCTTCGTGGAGGATCTGTTGCTACTGCTGCAAACCATACTCGTGCTACCTACCGAAACTTTTTTCATCCGCATTTAAGATGGCAATTTACCGGTGTAAGATTGGCCAAATAA
- a CDS encoding DUF427 domain-containing protein, which produces MKAIWNNTIIAESKDTKVVESNHYFPQESIKSEYFKPSDTTSRCPWKGEASYYNVEVDGKTNKDAAWYYPQASHAAKPIENYVAFWKEIKVTE; this is translated from the coding sequence ATGAAAGCTATTTGGAACAACACAATAATCGCAGAAAGTAAGGATACAAAAGTGGTGGAAAGCAACCATTATTTTCCACAAGAATCCATAAAGTCTGAATATTTTAAACCGAGCGACACCACTTCCAGATGTCCTTGGAAAGGGGAGGCCTCATATTACAATGTGGAAGTCGATGGAAAAACCAATAAAGACGCTGCATGGTACTATCCGCAAGCCAGTCATGCTGCAAAACCAATTGAAAATTATGTAGCTTTTTGGAAAGAGATCAAGGTGACCGAATAA
- a CDS encoding aminotransferase class V-fold PLP-dependent enzyme codes for MKNLRKVFPVLRQYTYLNNASCGLLSEKVFEYRQDHDLDLLISGSMFRDQHGKVLEEVRETVGDFFNCSPNRVGLIHNFSSGFNTLLEGIDKASKILLLKEDYPSIFWAVNSREFEVCYAQIDEDLEQNIKKALSENRPDLFCFSIVQYENGIKLTPAFLKEMKEKFPETLFVADGTQFIGTEKFDFDASKLDVVIASCYKWMNAGYGNAVMLFQEDVPKKIDPKSCGFNSLQGKYKAHEGNFLGKFEPGHQDTLNFGSLMAAIKYINSVGIDLIEERIKLLSKKAKEEFEKLGLLEKMVVKRVQHSSIFNIGGDAELFQFLNGKNIICSLKDSGVRVSFHYFNTEEEIDLLVKVLKEYFKK; via the coding sequence ATGAAGAATTTAAGAAAAGTCTTTCCTGTCCTACGCCAATATACTTATTTGAACAATGCTTCCTGCGGGTTATTATCTGAAAAGGTGTTTGAATATCGCCAAGATCACGATTTGGACCTGCTTATTTCAGGTAGTATGTTTAGGGATCAGCATGGAAAGGTTTTGGAAGAAGTTCGTGAAACAGTGGGAGATTTTTTCAACTGCTCACCTAATAGAGTTGGCCTGATCCACAATTTTTCCAGCGGATTCAACACGCTTTTGGAAGGCATAGATAAAGCAAGTAAAATATTATTACTGAAAGAGGATTATCCTTCTATTTTTTGGGCGGTGAACTCCCGGGAGTTTGAAGTTTGCTATGCTCAGATCGATGAGGATTTAGAACAAAACATTAAAAAAGCACTTTCAGAAAATAGACCAGACTTATTTTGCTTCAGCATTGTTCAATATGAAAACGGAATAAAATTAACCCCTGCTTTTCTGAAGGAAATGAAGGAGAAATTCCCTGAAACACTTTTCGTTGCAGATGGCACTCAGTTTATAGGCACCGAAAAATTCGATTTTGATGCATCAAAATTAGATGTCGTCATTGCCAGTTGTTACAAATGGATGAATGCAGGTTATGGCAATGCCGTAATGTTGTTTCAAGAAGACGTTCCCAAAAAAATAGACCCGAAAAGTTGCGGTTTTAACTCCTTACAGGGCAAATACAAAGCTCATGAAGGGAATTTTCTTGGAAAGTTTGAACCTGGCCATCAGGATACTTTGAATTTTGGAAGCCTAATGGCCGCTATAAAATATATAAATTCGGTTGGAATAGATCTTATTGAAGAACGAATCAAACTATTATCCAAGAAAGCTAAAGAAGAATTTGAAAAACTTGGACTGCTAGAGAAAATGGTAGTAAAAAGAGTTCAGCATTCTTCCATTTTTAATATTGGCGGGGATGCAGAACTCTTTCAGTTCTTGAACGGTAAAAATATTATATGCTCCTTAAAAGATTCTGGCGTTCGTGTAAGTTTCCACTATTTTAATACCGAAGAAGAAATCGATCTTTTGGTAAAAGTCCTAAAAGAATATTTTAAAAAGTAG
- a CDS encoding 2TM domain-containing protein, protein MVDTKVLFIMFSKKKNTSKLDSDQRQLYENARARALQKKRLFQHFVIFLVGAVLLIVLNVVIGYQEDFMPLGYNWFVWAILAWSFFFLIHVINVWVTNSFMGKEWEQKQLEKLVARQKERIAELQQQVDHDYPLSKDSGNNIVIDKTEPRVIDPNTPDKNY, encoded by the coding sequence TTGGTAGACACTAAAGTACTTTTTATTATGTTTTCTAAAAAGAAAAATACTTCTAAACTAGACTCAGACCAACGCCAGTTATATGAAAATGCCCGCGCAAGGGCCCTTCAGAAGAAAAGATTGTTTCAGCATTTTGTGATTTTTTTAGTGGGTGCTGTATTGCTGATCGTTCTAAATGTGGTGATTGGATACCAAGAAGATTTCATGCCATTGGGCTACAATTGGTTTGTTTGGGCAATTTTGGCCTGGTCTTTTTTCTTCCTTATACATGTTATTAATGTGTGGGTAACCAACAGTTTTATGGGGAAAGAATGGGAGCAAAAGCAATTGGAAAAATTAGTTGCAAGACAAAAGGAGCGTATTGCAGAACTCCAACAGCAAGTAGATCATGATTACCCGCTATCAAAGGATTCGGGAAATAATATTGTTATTGATAAAACAGAGCCTAGAGTTATAGATCCAAATACACCAGATAAAAACTATTAG
- a CDS encoding thymidylate synthase: MKQYHDLVKHVLENGTQKGDRTGTGTKSVFGYQMRFDLSEGFPMVTTKKLHLKSIIYELLWFLNGDTNIEYLQENGVRIWNDWADENGDLGPVYGHQWRNWNSEDIDQIKELIDTLKNNPNSRRMLVSAWNPSVLPDTTKSFSENVANGKAALPPCHAFFQFYVAEGKLSCQLYQRSADIFLGVPFNIASYALFTMMVAQVCGYEAGDFIHTFGDAHIYNNHIEQLELQLSRDLRALPQIRINPEVTDIFDFKFEDFSLENYDPHPHIKGKVAV; the protein is encoded by the coding sequence ATGAAACAATATCACGATCTTGTAAAACACGTTTTGGAAAACGGAACCCAAAAAGGAGATAGAACCGGAACAGGTACAAAAAGTGTTTTCGGTTACCAGATGCGCTTCGATTTAAGTGAAGGTTTTCCAATGGTCACCACCAAAAAACTACATCTTAAATCTATTATTTATGAGCTCCTGTGGTTTTTAAATGGCGATACCAATATTGAATACCTTCAAGAAAATGGGGTGCGTATTTGGAATGATTGGGCCGATGAAAATGGAGATCTTGGGCCAGTGTATGGCCATCAATGGAGGAATTGGAATAGTGAGGATATAGACCAGATCAAGGAATTAATAGATACTTTAAAGAATAATCCCAATAGTAGAAGGATGCTGGTTTCTGCTTGGAACCCTTCGGTATTGCCAGATACAACTAAATCCTTTTCTGAAAATGTGGCCAATGGCAAAGCAGCCTTACCACCTTGTCATGCCTTTTTTCAGTTTTATGTAGCCGAAGGAAAACTGTCTTGCCAGCTATACCAACGCAGTGCCGATATATTTCTGGGTGTGCCGTTTAATATTGCCTCCTATGCCTTGTTTACCATGATGGTAGCGCAAGTATGTGGGTATGAAGCTGGCGATTTTATTCATACCTTTGGGGATGCTCATATTTATAACAATCATATCGAGCAACTGGAACTTCAGTTAAGCAGGGATCTAAGAGCCTTACCCCAAATTAGGATCAACCCGGAAGTAACAGATATTTTTGATTTCAAGTTTGAAGATTTCAGCCTTGAAAATTACGATCCGCATCCACATATAAAAGGAAAGGTTGCGGTTTAG
- the egtD gene encoding L-histidine N(alpha)-methyltransferase, whose amino-acid sequence MKNNIKTRFASAFEEDVYNGLTSCPKHLSSKYFYDKKGDKLFKDIMDLPEYYLTNCEYNILKDNIQEIADVFWGTNGFDLIELGAGDGKKTKLLLRYLSENRIDFDYLPVDISQNALDELQESLKKELPTVSVKLQQGTYFDTLARLSDYNSRKKVILVLGSNIGNLLHKDAIDFLIQIHEAMSPDDMLFMGFDQKKDPQIILDAYNDSTGVTAAFNKNLLERINTELGGNFNLDSFGHWETYNPETGTAKSFLISSQKQTVTIKDLELKVEFEAWESIHTEISQKYDDMIVEWLANQADLKVTDSFTDEKDYYKNYIFRKK is encoded by the coding sequence ATGAAAAATAATATAAAAACGCGCTTTGCTTCTGCCTTCGAGGAAGATGTTTACAATGGCCTAACCAGTTGTCCCAAGCATTTGTCATCTAAATATTTTTATGATAAAAAAGGGGATAAACTGTTTAAGGATATTATGGATTTGCCTGAATATTATCTCACCAACTGCGAGTACAATATTTTAAAGGACAATATCCAAGAGATTGCAGATGTTTTTTGGGGCACCAATGGTTTCGATCTCATTGAGTTGGGCGCGGGAGATGGAAAAAAGACAAAGTTATTGTTGAGGTATTTAAGCGAAAACCGCATAGATTTTGATTATTTGCCTGTGGATATCAGTCAGAATGCATTGGATGAATTGCAGGAATCTCTCAAAAAAGAGTTGCCTACAGTTTCTGTGAAGCTGCAACAAGGCACTTATTTTGATACCTTGGCGCGCTTATCTGATTATAACTCCAGAAAAAAAGTGATCTTGGTGCTTGGATCCAATATTGGAAACCTGCTACATAAAGATGCTATAGATTTTCTGATACAAATTCACGAAGCAATGAGCCCGGATGATATGCTTTTTATGGGCTTCGACCAGAAGAAGGATCCGCAAATCATTTTAGATGCATACAACGATTCAACTGGGGTGACAGCGGCTTTCAATAAAAATTTATTGGAAAGGATCAATACAGAATTGGGAGGTAATTTTAATTTGGACTCCTTTGGTCACTGGGAAACCTATAACCCTGAAACCGGAACAGCAAAAAGCTTTTTGATAAGTAGCCAAAAACAAACGGTAACTATCAAAGATTTAGAGCTTAAGGTGGAATTTGAAGCTTGGGAGAGCATACATACCGAAATCTCCCAGAAATACGACGATATGATCGTGGAGTGGCTTGCAAACCAAGCAGATCTTAAGGTTACTGATTCTTTTACAGATGAAAAGGATTATTACAAGAATTACATCTTCAGAAAAAAGTAG
- a CDS encoding energy transducer TonB has protein sequence MKNLLFIASFFILTASSQAQEGVTVKGNTITMKEIGPVWPGCGKSELSGDDCFNKQLAKHIKTNFKYPKDANGKIVRGRSVITFYIDENGKVCKVSAEGPQKLVNQEAVRITKLFPVMKPGHRGGKRIEVKYKMPFNF, from the coding sequence ATGAAAAACTTACTTTTTATTGCCTCTTTTTTTATCCTTACCGCTAGTTCTCAAGCCCAAGAAGGAGTTACCGTTAAGGGTAATACCATCACTATGAAAGAGATTGGGCCCGTATGGCCTGGTTGTGGGAAAAGTGAGCTTTCCGGGGATGATTGTTTTAACAAGCAACTCGCCAAGCATATTAAAACCAACTTTAAATACCCGAAAGATGCCAACGGAAAGATCGTAAGAGGGAGGTCTGTGATCACTTTTTATATAGATGAAAATGGAAAGGTTTGCAAGGTATCTGCTGAAGGTCCTCAAAAATTGGTAAATCAAGAGGCAGTGCGTATCACAAAATTATTTCCTGTGATGAAACCCGGGCACAGAGGTGGTAAAAGGATTGAAGTAAAATATAAGATGCCATTTAACTTCTAA
- a CDS encoding glycoside hydrolase family 31 protein has translation MITNTELELKGNQFPNQIVSYNKNIDVLDFRTENDVTLQITIVRDSVIRFRYSTTSNFDKDFSYAITKYASTGYNFLEIEETDGEYIITTQKLICHVNKLDLKVNIYDAKDKSLISHDELGFHWEESYEFGGNIVKMSKTSQDGESYYGLGDKPSHLNLKGKRFENWVTDSYAYGKETDPIYKAIPFYTGLHHGKSYGIFFDNTFRSYFDFAHERKNVTSFWAQGGEMNYYFIYGPKMTDVVANYTDLTGKPHQLPALWTLGYHQCKWSYYPESKVKEVTAKFRELQIPCDAIYLDIDYMEGFRCFTWNKEYFPDPKGMVQELLEDGFKTIVIIDPGIKIDKDYEVFKEGLENDYFCRRADGPYMKGKVWPGECYFPDFTNPKVRDWWAGLFKELIEDIGVKGVWNDMNEPAVMEVPNKTFPNDVRHDYDGNPCSHRKAHNVYGMQMARATYQGLKKFGYPKRPFVITRAAYSGTQRYTSSWTGDNIATWEHLWIANVQAQRMALSGFSFIGSDIGGFAEQPNGELYARWIQLGVFHPFCRTHSSGDHGEQEPWMFGEEITGIVKKFIELRYQLLPYLYTSFWHYLNEGTPILKSLVLYDQEDIQTHYRTDEFIFGEQLLVCPIIEANSQGRRLYLPKGNWYNYWKNEVSAGGKEIWVDADLDSMPLFVKEGAIIPKYPIQQYVGEKLIEEITLEVYYKKGKENSTLFDDAHDGYDYTKGRYSLRTFKLTGKTNELIIQQHKSGTFITGYKTFKLKLIGMPFQISKIQIDNEEIAFEAVKVNGDNTLIVDKEFTELHIME, from the coding sequence ATGATCACTAATACCGAATTGGAATTAAAAGGAAATCAGTTTCCAAACCAAATAGTTTCCTATAATAAGAACATCGATGTTCTGGATTTTAGAACAGAAAATGATGTCACACTTCAAATAACAATTGTTAGGGATAGTGTTATAAGATTTCGATATTCAACAACCTCCAATTTCGATAAAGATTTTTCGTATGCCATTACGAAATATGCGAGTACCGGTTATAATTTTTTGGAGATTGAAGAAACCGATGGAGAGTATATAATTACAACCCAAAAACTTATTTGCCATGTAAATAAACTGGATCTAAAAGTGAATATTTACGATGCGAAGGATAAGAGCCTGATAAGTCATGATGAACTAGGTTTTCACTGGGAAGAAAGTTATGAATTTGGAGGTAATATCGTAAAAATGAGCAAGACCTCCCAAGACGGGGAAAGCTATTATGGGCTTGGGGACAAACCCTCCCATCTAAACCTTAAAGGAAAACGTTTCGAGAATTGGGTTACGGATTCCTACGCTTATGGCAAGGAAACAGATCCTATTTATAAAGCAATTCCTTTTTATACCGGTTTACACCATGGAAAATCGTACGGGATCTTTTTCGATAATACCTTTAGATCCTATTTTGATTTCGCCCATGAACGTAAAAATGTTACCAGCTTTTGGGCACAGGGCGGAGAAATGAACTACTATTTTATTTACGGCCCAAAAATGACAGATGTGGTCGCCAATTATACCGATCTAACAGGAAAGCCACATCAGCTCCCCGCGCTTTGGACGCTAGGGTACCATCAATGTAAATGGAGTTATTATCCAGAGTCGAAGGTGAAAGAGGTGACCGCTAAATTCAGGGAGCTTCAAATACCTTGTGATGCGATCTACTTGGATATAGATTATATGGAAGGTTTTAGATGCTTTACCTGGAACAAGGAATACTTTCCAGATCCAAAAGGAATGGTGCAGGAGCTGCTGGAAGATGGATTTAAAACCATCGTGATCATAGATCCGGGAATAAAAATAGATAAAGATTACGAGGTCTTTAAAGAAGGCCTGGAAAACGATTATTTCTGTAGGCGTGCCGATGGTCCCTATATGAAAGGAAAGGTCTGGCCAGGAGAATGCTATTTTCCAGATTTTACCAATCCAAAAGTGAGAGATTGGTGGGCTGGTTTATTTAAAGAACTTATCGAAGATATTGGGGTAAAAGGTGTGTGGAACGATATGAATGAACCTGCGGTAATGGAGGTCCCCAATAAGACCTTTCCCAATGACGTAAGACATGATTACGATGGAAACCCTTGTAGCCATAGAAAGGCACATAATGTTTACGGAATGCAAATGGCAAGGGCTACCTATCAAGGCTTAAAAAAGTTTGGATATCCTAAGAGGCCCTTTGTTATTACCCGTGCGGCATATTCCGGTACGCAACGTTACACTTCTTCTTGGACAGGAGATAACATAGCGACCTGGGAGCATTTATGGATCGCCAATGTACAGGCACAGCGAATGGCACTTTCAGGATTTTCATTTATAGGAAGCGATATTGGCGGATTTGCAGAACAGCCCAATGGAGAACTTTATGCACGTTGGATCCAATTGGGGGTTTTTCATCCTTTTTGCAGAACACATTCTTCCGGAGATCATGGTGAGCAAGAACCTTGGATGTTTGGAGAAGAGATCACTGGAATAGTGAAGAAATTTATTGAGCTTAGATATCAATTGCTACCCTATTTATATACGTCGTTTTGGCATTATTTAAACGAAGGTACCCCTATTTTAAAATCCTTGGTTTTATATGACCAAGAAGATATTCAAACCCACTACAGGACAGATGAATTTATATTTGGAGAACAGCTCCTTGTTTGCCCAATTATTGAAGCCAATTCTCAAGGGCGACGATTATACCTCCCAAAAGGAAATTGGTATAATTACTGGAAAAATGAAGTTAGCGCTGGTGGCAAGGAGATTTGGGTAGACGCAGATCTGGATAGTATGCCGCTCTTTGTAAAAGAAGGTGCAATCATTCCTAAATATCCAATTCAACAGTATGTTGGCGAAAAATTGATTGAGGAAATCACTTTGGAGGTCTATTACAAAAAAGGGAAAGAAAACTCAACCTTATTTGACGATGCCCATGATGGGTACGATTATACAAAAGGGAGATATAGTTTAAGAACCTTCAAACTTACCGGGAAAACAAATGAATTGATCATTCAGCAGCATAAATCCGGAACATTTATCACAGGATATAAAACCTTTAAATTAAAATTGATTGGAATGCCGTTCCAGATCTCCAAAATTCAGATAGATAACGAGGAAATAGCATTTGAGGCGGTAAAGGTAAATGGGGACAACACCTTAATTGTGGACAAAGAGTTCACTGAGCTGCATATAATGGAATAG
- a CDS encoding pyridoxamine 5'-phosphate oxidase family protein: protein MSTENLDNTEALKKMRKLVDDIDFCMMLTDLDTKPISAIPMSTKKVDEAGNIWFLSGKNSAHNANISKDSKTQLLYSDNSDMEFISIYGSATIHSDKNIIHELYSKSDDAWFDDKNDPNITAIKFVPSEAYYWDTKQNKYIALLKMGMATLTGDKADVGEKGKLSL from the coding sequence ATGAGCACAGAAAACTTAGACAACACGGAAGCCTTAAAAAAAATGAGAAAATTGGTAGATGATATCGATTTTTGCATGATGCTAACAGATCTGGATACTAAACCAATTAGTGCCATTCCCATGTCTACCAAGAAAGTGGATGAAGCTGGTAACATTTGGTTTTTGAGCGGAAAAAATAGCGCGCATAACGCTAATATTTCCAAAGATTCAAAAACACAACTTTTGTACAGCGATAACTCAGATATGGAGTTTATCAGCATTTATGGTTCAGCTACCATTCACTCAGATAAAAATATTATCCATGAACTATACAGTAAGAGCGATGATGCGTGGTTCGATGATAAAAATGATCCAAATATTACCGCAATAAAGTTTGTGCCTTCTGAAGCATATTATTGGGACACAAAACAAAACAAATACATTGCCCTATTAAAAATGGGAATGGCAACCCTTACCGGAGATAAAGCAGATGTTGGTGAAAAAGGAAAATTGAGCCTTTAA